From Pseudomonas sp. CCI4.2, one genomic window encodes:
- a CDS encoding DUF167 family protein — protein MKTAKAITKKKSSGRGFEMSSFCGWDGEILVLNILGTPSAKKDAIGKAKGSQLKISVTAAPVAGRATDHMVKFLAREFDVSVSDITVVFGRFNLNKQMRIRAPGSLPVVVAKALSEAENT, from the coding sequence AAAAAGAAATCATCCGGGCGTGGTTTTGAGATGTCCTCGTTTTGTGGGTGGGATGGAGAGATTTTAGTTCTGAACATACTTGGAACTCCGAGCGCCAAAAAGGATGCCATCGGCAAGGCGAAAGGAAGTCAACTCAAGATTAGTGTCACCGCCGCACCCGTAGCAGGCAGGGCGACTGACCACATGGTTAAGTTTCTCGCCCGAGAGTTTGACGTCTCGGTTTCTGACATCACGGTTGTGTTCGGTCGTTTTAATTTGAACAAGCAGATGCGTATAAGGGCGCCCGGAAGCTTACCTGTCGTAGTGGCCAAGGCCCTGTCAGAAGCAGAAAACACCTGA
- a CDS encoding STY4528 family pathogenicity island replication protein codes for MPHASKRFTPGNLDTLNALLASASSSMSDQRREQTRIPKPDRPGAQPLAPILDTENTGNPHEAFPRRLLLDNRLTPLERNAWQVFRLLLNDDGLTSFPTYEQLRPYLASSPYKLASRETVAKALTALRLTRWLSLAGRVRDEVTGQMKGNIYLLHDEPISISEAMLLDSSYLQLVGNSQDHANKSIRQVAANTLEEFMQDPHLREQTLPSHLEVLGRRVANQGWAKALNDKSNTQTPPSDAPLQSELGPSESELSQSESELSKKHPVRNRAAPRSESEPSGKQGSAPRVRNPNSSSTSTNTNTSVCKSSVPRASPGAVIKWPASFENLAPDQRRKVQVGLGWVSAEVQQSVLDQWDVRVGQGQIRNPFGYLLGMIEKARNGEFNVVGQVGMGRSHSDTSGVAVADDGLRDPLPAFKQHQPTELSKSVANKELAAIMAMMGKRGVGAVGSQPVVGGSG; via the coding sequence ATGCCCCACGCCTCCAAACGGTTCACCCCGGGCAATCTCGATACGCTGAACGCGTTGCTGGCTTCTGCATCCAGCTCAATGAGCGATCAGCGTCGAGAGCAGACCCGAATTCCTAAACCCGATCGCCCCGGCGCGCAGCCGTTGGCGCCCATACTCGATACCGAGAACACCGGCAATCCCCACGAAGCCTTCCCCCGAAGGCTTTTGCTGGATAACCGGCTGACGCCACTGGAGCGCAATGCTTGGCAGGTTTTTAGACTCTTGCTGAATGACGACGGCCTGACGTCGTTTCCCACCTACGAGCAGCTACGACCTTACCTGGCCTCGTCGCCTTACAAGCTTGCATCCCGAGAGACCGTCGCCAAAGCGCTCACCGCCTTGCGGTTGACTCGCTGGCTGAGCTTGGCCGGGCGAGTTCGGGATGAAGTCACCGGACAAATGAAAGGCAACATCTACCTGCTGCATGACGAACCCATCAGCATTTCGGAAGCCATGCTGCTGGACAGCAGCTATCTGCAATTGGTCGGAAACTCCCAGGACCACGCCAACAAATCCATACGCCAAGTGGCCGCCAATACCCTTGAGGAGTTCATGCAGGATCCCCATCTTCGCGAGCAGACACTGCCGAGCCACCTCGAAGTGCTGGGGCGTCGGGTTGCCAATCAGGGCTGGGCGAAGGCACTCAATGACAAATCCAACACGCAGACACCTCCCTCGGACGCACCACTCCAATCCGAACTCGGGCCAAGTGAATCCGAACTCAGTCAAAGCGAATCCGAACTCAGTAAAAAACACCCAGTTCGGAATCGTGCAGCCCCCCGTTCGGAATCCGAACCCAGTGGGAAACAGGGCTCCGCACCCCGAGTTCGGAATCCGAACTCATCTAGTACAAGTACTAATACAAATACATCTGTATGTAAAAGCTCTGTACCGCGTGCGAGCCCTGGGGCGGTAATCAAGTGGCCAGCGTCGTTTGAAAACTTGGCGCCGGATCAGAGACGGAAGGTGCAGGTCGGGTTGGGGTGGGTTTCGGCAGAGGTACAGCAATCGGTGCTTGATCAGTGGGATGTGCGGGTAGGGCAGGGGCAGATACGGAATCCGTTTGGGTATTTGCTGGGCATGATCGAGAAGGCGCGGAATGGGGAGTTTAATGTGGTGGGTCAGGTGGGGATGGGCCGGTCTCATTCGGATACGTCAGGGGTGGCCGTCGCAGATGACGGACTGCGGGACCCGTTGCCGGCGTTCAAACAGCATCAACCGACTGAGCTAAGTAAGTCTGTCGCGAACAAGGAGTTGGCGGCGATTATGGCGATGATGGGTAAGCGGGGAGTGGGGGCGGTGGGAAGTCAGCCGGTGGTGGGTGGGAGTGGTTAA
- a CDS encoding DUF2857 domain-containing protein, producing the protein MAHPLNLAVAFQILSDIRNGQLRSCLAMGFSEQDLKDLVEPQCMSMLVNAPVPWFKVVVDGLVVQRLLVQAKSFEEDQLIMRALKVGASSSMIHQLFGLPAKEVALRRSILNLPNRRGRWPAVNQEQERELWDHWVNAIKRFPDAPHDDRALLNVAIELTEKLPALNLSMVWTTIQGWIEQDLI; encoded by the coding sequence ATGGCCCATCCACTAAATCTGGCAGTGGCTTTTCAAATCTTGAGCGACATCCGCAATGGCCAGTTGCGTAGCTGCCTGGCCATGGGTTTTTCGGAGCAAGACCTCAAGGACCTTGTCGAACCGCAATGCATGAGCATGTTGGTCAATGCGCCCGTTCCCTGGTTCAAGGTCGTGGTTGATGGTCTGGTCGTTCAACGTCTGCTGGTGCAAGCCAAGAGCTTTGAAGAAGACCAATTGATCATGCGCGCCCTTAAGGTGGGTGCGAGTTCGTCCATGATCCATCAACTGTTTGGCCTACCCGCCAAGGAGGTGGCGTTACGGCGAAGCATTTTAAACCTGCCCAACCGCAGGGGGCGCTGGCCTGCGGTGAATCAGGAGCAGGAGCGCGAGCTATGGGATCACTGGGTCAACGCGATCAAGCGTTTTCCCGACGCTCCCCATGACGACCGAGCCTTGTTGAACGTGGCAATAGAGCTGACCGAAAAGCTGCCAGCGCTTAACCTGTCGATGGTGTGGACGACGATTCAGGGCTGGATTGAACAGGACTTGATCTGA
- a CDS encoding ParB family protein yields the protein MTAKSLSRDDIKGKLLQGSFMNNGPHVPQLSDPVADTPMVIVLDKLRPYEYNPRINRNPLFDELKASILNRGLDAPPPITRRPGEEHFIIRNGGNTRLAILNELWRETRDEQFLRIQCLFRPWPKRGDIVALTGHLAENDMHGELTFIERALGIERAKTLYEQEANESISQRELARRLAADGYPVSQPHISKMQDCVHFLLPAIPNLLYSGLGKPQIERLTNLRRTAAKSWAKYADSAANRIDFESLFSEVLATFDDGGDFKFDRFQDELIHQMQQPLGKDYNWLKLDILDARAPLPPVTEPETPAPVASAKTPSDGVKAPPQEPKKPPVKAASKGDTTPATVPEVPPETTEDEDQDRIQAHIITPIPGLTPRIQAMKQQLAGATGEPIPDFDASCLHSIPVQVGGCILSPTFGTSNGRSMNPPNCDIRYSVW from the coding sequence ATGACCGCCAAATCATTAAGTCGCGACGACATCAAGGGAAAACTGCTGCAGGGATCTTTCATGAACAACGGCCCCCATGTACCCCAACTTTCAGACCCGGTCGCGGACACCCCGATGGTGATCGTGCTGGATAAACTGCGGCCCTATGAATACAACCCGCGCATCAACCGCAATCCGCTGTTCGATGAACTGAAAGCCTCGATTCTCAATCGGGGCCTGGACGCACCACCCCCGATTACGCGTCGGCCGGGGGAGGAGCATTTCATTATTCGCAACGGCGGCAACACCCGGCTGGCGATCCTCAATGAGCTGTGGCGTGAAACCCGTGATGAACAGTTTTTGCGTATTCAGTGTTTATTTCGGCCGTGGCCTAAACGTGGCGACATCGTCGCGCTGACCGGGCATCTGGCCGAAAACGATATGCACGGAGAACTGACCTTCATTGAGCGGGCATTGGGCATCGAGCGAGCCAAAACGCTGTATGAGCAGGAAGCCAACGAGTCCATTTCACAGCGAGAACTGGCACGAAGGCTGGCCGCCGACGGCTATCCGGTGTCCCAGCCGCACATCAGCAAAATGCAGGACTGCGTGCATTTTCTGCTGCCGGCCATTCCCAACCTGCTGTATTCCGGGTTAGGGAAACCGCAAATCGAACGGCTGACCAACCTGCGGCGCACGGCAGCCAAGAGCTGGGCTAAGTACGCGGATAGCGCCGCAAATCGCATCGATTTTGAATCGTTGTTCTCTGAGGTACTGGCGACTTTTGATGACGGTGGCGACTTTAAATTTGATCGGTTTCAGGATGAGTTGATTCACCAGATGCAGCAGCCGCTGGGGAAGGACTACAACTGGCTGAAGCTGGACATCCTTGATGCGCGCGCGCCCCTACCGCCGGTGACGGAGCCTGAAACGCCTGCGCCTGTGGCGTCAGCGAAAACCCCTTCCGACGGCGTGAAGGCGCCGCCGCAGGAACCGAAAAAACCGCCCGTCAAAGCCGCCAGTAAAGGTGATACGACGCCTGCAACCGTTCCCGAGGTGCCGCCTGAGACAACGGAAGATGAAGACCAGGACCGAATTCAGGCCCACATCATCACGCCGATTCCCGGCCTGACCCCACGTATTCAGGCGATGAAACAGCAGCTCGCTGGCGCGACTGGCGAGCCGATTCCTGACTTCGACGCCTCGTGCCTGCATTCGATTCCGGTGCAGGTCGGGGGCTGCATCCTATCTCCGACCTTTGGTACATCGAACGGCAGATCGATGAACCCACCGAACTGCGACATCAGATATTCGGTTTGGTGA
- a CDS encoding Arc family DNA-binding protein produces MNSRKSDREKFVIRFSELGLRAQIADEAKLASRSMNGEIVYRLFRSFELEEELRRANAVIDRLTGLDAVDVGRAEGRS; encoded by the coding sequence ATGAACAGCCGAAAGAGTGATCGAGAAAAGTTCGTCATCCGATTTTCGGAGCTCGGACTTAGAGCCCAGATTGCCGACGAGGCAAAACTGGCCAGTCGCTCAATGAACGGAGAGATCGTTTATCGGTTGTTCCGCAGCTTTGAGCTTGAAGAAGAACTGCGGCGAGCCAACGCGGTGATCGACCGATTGACGGGCCTCGACGCTGTAGACGTCGGCCGCGCTGAAGGACGTTCCTGA
- the dnaB gene encoding replicative DNA helicase, with product MNLFDLMPPHSIEAEQSVLGGLMLDNHAWELIADLIGPEDFFKHEHRLIFKAIEKLAQATTPFDVVTVSESLAKMEEAGGLGYLAELAKNVPSVANISAYAEIVRERAHLRQLIMLGHECTRNASLPQAKSLEVQESFEQKLFALGQGRAPNSFVDVNDALMKVLEQVDFNFNHGDGVTGVPSGLADLDQKTGGFQDADLIIVAARPSMGKTSLALNFVDAVLQKRPTGSVQIYSLEMPAQALMYRMLAILGQLDLANLMRGQLEDEDWPRLTAAVARINAYGERLVVDDSSDLTPATLRARARRAARRYGKPSLIMVDYLQLMQCPGKENRNLEIAAISAGLKALAKEFDCPVVALSQLNRSLENRPNKRPHNGDLRESGALEQDADLTLFIYRDEVYHPDSVDQGIAELIIGKHRNGPTGVVRTAFIPAHTRFADLDAKHWQGATK from the coding sequence ATGAACCTCTTTGACTTGATGCCGCCGCACTCCATCGAAGCCGAGCAGAGCGTGCTCGGTGGGTTGATGCTCGACAACCATGCGTGGGAACTGATCGCCGACCTCATCGGCCCTGAGGATTTTTTCAAGCACGAACACCGTTTGATCTTCAAAGCCATTGAAAAACTGGCGCAGGCCACTACCCCGTTTGACGTGGTTACGGTGTCCGAATCCTTGGCCAAAATGGAAGAGGCGGGCGGTCTCGGCTACCTGGCAGAGCTGGCTAAAAATGTCCCGTCGGTGGCGAACATCAGCGCCTACGCGGAGATCGTTCGAGAGCGCGCTCATCTGCGTCAACTGATCATGCTCGGCCATGAATGCACCCGAAATGCCTCATTGCCTCAGGCAAAAAGTCTGGAGGTGCAGGAAAGCTTTGAGCAGAAGCTCTTTGCACTGGGGCAGGGCCGTGCGCCCAACAGTTTTGTCGATGTAAACGACGCGCTGATGAAGGTACTGGAGCAGGTTGATTTCAACTTCAATCACGGCGATGGCGTGACCGGTGTCCCCAGCGGTCTCGCGGATCTGGACCAAAAAACCGGAGGCTTTCAGGACGCTGATTTGATCATCGTCGCCGCGCGGCCTTCGATGGGTAAAACCAGTCTTGCGCTGAATTTTGTCGATGCGGTGTTGCAGAAGCGTCCGACGGGGTCTGTGCAGATCTACAGCCTGGAAATGCCCGCCCAGGCGTTGATGTATCGGATGCTGGCCATCCTGGGGCAGTTGGATTTGGCCAATTTGATGCGCGGTCAACTGGAGGATGAGGATTGGCCACGGCTGACCGCTGCTGTGGCCAGAATCAATGCCTACGGCGAACGCCTGGTGGTGGACGACAGCTCTGATCTGACCCCCGCGACGCTTCGTGCCCGTGCCCGACGTGCCGCCCGTCGTTACGGCAAGCCAAGCTTGATCATGGTCGACTACCTGCAACTGATGCAGTGCCCCGGCAAGGAAAATCGCAACCTGGAAATCGCCGCCATTTCGGCAGGGCTCAAGGCCCTGGCCAAGGAGTTTGACTGCCCGGTGGTCGCGCTTTCACAGCTCAACCGATCGTTGGAAAACAGGCCCAACAAACGCCCGCACAACGGCGACCTGCGCGAGTCTGGCGCGCTGGAACAGGACGCCGACCTGACGCTGTTCATCTACCGCGACGAGGTGTATCACCCCGACTCCGTTGATCAAGGTATTGCCGAATTGATCATCGGCAAACACCGCAACGGGCCGACCGGCGTTGTACGCACGGCGTTCATCCCCGCGCACACCCGCTTCGCCGATCTGGATGCCAAGCACTGGCAAGGAGCCACGAAATGA
- a CDS encoding ParA family protein, translated as MKIASIVSTKGGPGKTTVTANLGAFCADANIRTLLIDLDTQPSLSSFYRIDHEAAGGTYQLIAQNDTRSEQIISRTCIPNLSLVLSNDPYNQLSNLLLHAADGRLRLKNLVSAFADDFDLILIDTQGARSVLLEMALLCSDLAISPITPDMLAAREFYRGTQQLLKDLEPLSVLGVHTPPLNIVINKLDATNDASLIYQSLTETLADHPQINLLNTTLPAAVSFRRAATEGVPAHRLEYRQPLNRRSPSAFNVIKALAVELFPEWKAQFELLSEQTRHNRRLADQGMAS; from the coding sequence ATGAAAATCGCATCAATCGTTTCAACCAAAGGCGGCCCTGGCAAAACCACGGTGACCGCAAACCTGGGCGCGTTCTGCGCCGACGCGAATATCCGCACCCTCTTGATAGATCTCGACACACAACCGTCGTTGTCCTCGTTTTATCGCATCGACCACGAAGCGGCAGGCGGGACGTATCAACTCATTGCCCAAAACGATACCCGGTCAGAGCAGATCATTTCCCGGACCTGTATCCCTAATCTGTCACTGGTGCTCTCCAACGACCCCTACAACCAGCTCAGCAACCTGCTGCTGCACGCCGCTGACGGGCGCTTACGCCTGAAAAATCTGGTCTCAGCCTTCGCTGACGACTTCGACCTGATCCTGATCGACACCCAGGGTGCGCGCTCGGTGCTGCTGGAAATGGCCTTGCTCTGTTCCGATCTGGCGATCTCTCCGATCACCCCGGACATGCTCGCTGCGCGTGAGTTTTACCGGGGCACCCAGCAACTGCTCAAGGACCTGGAGCCGCTGTCGGTGCTGGGCGTACACACGCCGCCGTTAAACATCGTGATCAACAAGCTCGACGCCACCAACGACGCGAGCCTGATCTACCAATCACTCACCGAAACCCTGGCCGATCATCCGCAGATCAACCTGCTTAATACGACACTGCCAGCAGCGGTCAGCTTTCGTCGGGCGGCGACCGAAGGGGTTCCAGCCCACCGGCTTGAATATCGCCAACCCCTCAATCGCCGCTCGCCGTCGGCGTTCAACGTGATCAAAGCCTTGGCGGTTGAGCTGTTCCCGGAGTGGAAGGCGCAGTTTGAGCTGTTAAGTGAGCAAACCCGCCACAACCGGCGCCTGGCTGATCAGGGAATGGCCTCATGA
- a CDS encoding SRPBCC family protein — MAKASATIEVSATADQVWQLMGGFGSLPDWLPFIVECELGEGGRVRHLKTNDGAVIVERLQTFDNAARTYTYSIEQGPFPVTDYLAKVEVSEVPGKHSTNIVWSGTFTCAGITEEAAAELFDGVYRGGLAALKSNFPS, encoded by the coding sequence GTGGCTAAGGCATCTGCAACGATTGAAGTGTCGGCAACTGCTGATCAAGTGTGGCAACTCATGGGTGGCTTCGGTTCACTGCCGGACTGGCTGCCGTTTATCGTGGAATGTGAGCTGGGCGAGGGTGGCCGCGTTCGTCACTTGAAAACCAACGACGGCGCCGTCATCGTCGAGCGACTCCAGACATTCGATAACGCCGCACGGACGTACACTTACTCCATTGAGCAGGGACCGTTCCCAGTGACCGATTACCTGGCGAAAGTAGAAGTCAGCGAAGTGCCGGGCAAACACTCGACGAACATTGTCTGGTCGGGTACCTTCACCTGTGCCGGCATTACTGAAGAAGCGGCCGCTGAATTATTCGACGGTGTGTATCGAGGTGGGTTGGCGGCGCTTAAGTCTAATTTTCCGTCTTGA
- the phnP gene encoding phosphonate metabolism protein PhnP codes for MRLTLLGTADVSQVPVYGCDCPACAAAHSDQRLRRRPCSALVECGGQRWLIDSGLTDLTERFPPRSFNGILQTHYHADHAQGLLELRWGQGWVIPVHGPVDAQGLADLYKHPGILDFSQPFSAFETRQLGALSVTAMPLVHSKPTLGYLLEGEGRRIAYLTDTVGLPDETLAFLQRQPLDVLVLDCSLPPQPQAPRNHNDLNLALESIAQLKPQLAVLTHIGHTLDAWLMETGNQLPMHIIVARDGMVV; via the coding sequence ATGCGCCTGACATTGCTGGGCACCGCTGATGTGTCGCAGGTTCCGGTGTATGGCTGCGATTGCCCGGCGTGTGCGGCGGCTCATTCCGATCAACGCTTGCGCCGTCGGCCGTGCAGCGCGTTGGTCGAGTGCGGGGGCCAGCGTTGGTTGATCGACTCCGGTTTGACTGACTTGACCGAGCGTTTCCCGCCGCGCAGCTTCAATGGCATTCTGCAAACCCATTACCATGCCGACCATGCGCAAGGGCTGCTGGAGTTGCGCTGGGGGCAGGGCTGGGTGATTCCGGTGCACGGGCCGGTGGATGCGCAAGGCTTGGCCGACCTTTACAAACATCCGGGTATTCTGGATTTCAGCCAGCCGTTCAGTGCCTTCGAAACTCGTCAGTTAGGCGCATTGAGCGTTACGGCGATGCCGCTGGTGCATTCGAAACCGACCTTGGGGTACCTGCTGGAGGGTGAGGGGCGGCGCATTGCTTACCTGACCGATACGGTGGGTTTACCGGACGAAACCCTCGCGTTTTTGCAGCGTCAGCCCCTGGACGTGCTGGTGCTTGACTGCTCGCTGCCACCGCAACCCCAGGCACCGCGTAACCACAATGACCTGAATTTAGCGTTGGAATCTATTGCCCAGTTGAAACCGCAATTGGCAGTGCTGACCCACATCGGCCATACGTTGGATGCGTGGTTGATGGAGACCGGAAATCAGTTGCCCATGCACATCATCGTCGCGCGTGACGGGATGGTGGTGTGA
- the phnN gene encoding phosphonate metabolism protein/1,5-bisphosphokinase (PRPP-forming) PhnN gives MAGRLIYLIGPSGSGKDSLLDAARDPLSAQGCRIVRRVITRSAEAVGEAAQAVSVEQFIAMQAEGEFALSWQANGLHYGIPGEIDAWLDSGLDVLINGSRGHLTQARQRYPDLLALLLTVDQNILRDRLLARGRESMPEIEARLARNADFAATLMASETSGPWLLDNSGPIEHTLARLLTLIGKDPTCA, from the coding sequence ATGGCAGGCAGGTTGATCTATCTCATCGGACCTTCAGGTTCCGGCAAAGACAGCCTGCTGGATGCTGCGCGCGATCCGTTGTCCGCTCAGGGCTGCCGGATCGTGCGGCGTGTTATCACTCGCTCGGCCGAAGCGGTGGGCGAGGCGGCGCAGGCCGTCAGTGTCGAACAGTTCATTGCCATGCAAGCTGAGGGTGAATTTGCTCTGAGCTGGCAGGCCAATGGGTTGCACTACGGCATTCCTGGTGAGATCGACGCGTGGCTCGATTCAGGGCTAGACGTGCTCATCAACGGCTCCCGTGGGCACTTGACTCAAGCGCGCCAACGTTACCCGGATTTGCTCGCGCTGCTGCTGACGGTGGACCAAAATATTTTGCGTGACCGATTGTTGGCTCGGGGCCGCGAATCAATGCCTGAAATTGAAGCGCGGTTGGCGCGTAATGCTGATTTCGCTGCAACGCTCATGGCAAGTGAGACGTCCGGGCCGTGGCTGTTGGACAACTCCGGACCTATCGAACACACCCTCGCACGTTTGTTGACACTAATCGGCAAAGACCCCACATGCGCCTGA
- a CDS encoding alpha-D-ribose 1-methylphosphonate 5-triphosphate diphosphatase produces MLTEQILSNAQVVTADRVFNGTVVLRNGLIAEVDEGRSRLPQAQDLHGDYLLPGLVELHTDNLEKHMTPRPGVDWPSTSAVLSHDAQIIAAGITTVFDALSIGDVNPKGNRMKKLPGMLEAIASASAAGLTRADHRLHLRCELCHPDTLSVFRDLVEHPLVQLVSVMDHSPGQRQFALESKYREYYMGKYQLTPEQMDEFIVFQTANSREFSDRYRRAIVEDCLARGLSVASHDDATMAHVEESAGYGMTIAEFPTTLEAARGSHRLGMGVLMGAPNIVRGGSHSGNVAAADLAKEGLLDILSSDYYPASLLQAAFLLAAQDNTCELAQAVGMVTRAPARSAGLDDRGEIRVRLRADLIQAKNQDGLPVIQQVWRQAKRVF; encoded by the coding sequence ATGCTGACCGAACAGATTCTCAGCAATGCTCAAGTCGTTACTGCTGACCGGGTATTCAACGGCACCGTGGTCTTGCGCAATGGCCTGATCGCCGAAGTAGATGAAGGCCGCAGCCGCTTGCCCCAGGCGCAGGACCTGCACGGTGATTATTTGCTGCCAGGTCTGGTCGAACTGCACACCGATAACCTGGAAAAACACATGACCCCGCGTCCCGGCGTGGATTGGCCGTCAACCTCAGCGGTGTTGAGCCACGACGCGCAAATCATTGCGGCAGGCATTACCACGGTGTTCGACGCGCTGTCCATCGGCGACGTTAACCCCAAGGGCAACCGGATGAAGAAATTGCCCGGCATGCTGGAGGCGATTGCCAGCGCCAGCGCGGCGGGCCTGACCCGTGCCGATCACCGGCTGCATTTGCGCTGCGAACTCTGCCACCCGGACACCTTGAGCGTGTTCCGCGATTTGGTGGAGCACCCACTGGTGCAATTAGTGTCGGTGATGGACCATTCGCCGGGTCAGCGCCAATTTGCCCTTGAATCCAAGTACCGCGAGTACTACATGGGTAAGTACCAACTGACCCCTGAGCAGATGGACGAATTCATCGTATTCCAGACGGCCAATTCTCGTGAGTTCAGCGACCGTTATCGGCGCGCCATCGTCGAGGATTGCTTGGCCCGAGGCTTGTCAGTGGCCAGCCACGACGACGCGACAATGGCCCATGTCGAAGAGTCGGCCGGTTACGGCATGACCATTGCCGAATTCCCCACCACACTGGAGGCGGCACGTGGCAGCCACCGGTTGGGCATGGGGGTCTTGATGGGGGCGCCGAACATCGTGCGCGGCGGTTCTCATTCAGGCAACGTGGCGGCGGCAGACCTTGCTAAAGAAGGACTACTGGATATTCTGTCCAGCGATTACTATCCCGCCAGCCTGCTACAGGCCGCCTTTTTATTGGCCGCGCAAGACAACACCTGCGAGCTGGCGCAAGCGGTGGGCATGGTCACCCGCGCACCGGCTCGTTCGGCAGGGCTCGACGATCGCGGCGAGATTCGCGTACGGCTGCGTGCGGATCTGATTCAGGCAAAAAATCAGGACGGGTTACCGGTCATTCAACAGGTGTGGCGACAAGCGAAGAGGGTGTTTTGA